In one Gemmatimonadota bacterium genomic region, the following are encoded:
- a CDS encoding adenosylhomocysteinase, protein MTTATLVRHPFDAAKDAGRPPFKVKDLGEAEFGRKEIRLAEQEMPGLMALRTEYKDKKPLAGAKIMGSLHMTIQTAVLIETLTDLGADVRWVSCNIFSTQDHAAAAVVVGRDGSMAAPRGTPVFAWKGETLEEYWWCTEQALMWPDGSGPNLLLDDGGDATLLVHKGTEFEKAGKIPAFDAAADPEEWGVILDLINAEAKRNPGRWTKVAADLRGVSEETTTGVHRLYEMMKAGTLLFPAINVNDSVTKSKFDNIYGCRHSVIDGLNRASDVMVSGKVAVVFGYGEVGKGCAQALKGQGARVIITEIDPICALQAAMEGYQILTIEDVISTADIFITATGNFNIITADHMSRMKDKAIVANIGHFDNEIDMAGLKKIKGIQRINIKPQYDEWVFPDGHSVMILAEGRLMNLGCATGHPSFVMSASFTNQVMAQIELHLNAANYEKKVYVLPKHLDEKVARLHLDKLGVKLTTLTPEQAAYIGTKVEGPYKPDHYRY, encoded by the coding sequence GTGACCACCGCAACGCTCGTTCGTCATCCATTCGACGCCGCCAAGGACGCCGGCCGGCCCCCGTTCAAAGTCAAAGACCTTGGCGAAGCCGAGTTCGGGCGGAAGGAAATCCGCCTCGCCGAGCAGGAAATGCCGGGCCTGATGGCGCTTCGCACCGAGTACAAGGACAAGAAACCGCTCGCGGGCGCCAAGATCATGGGCTCACTGCACATGACGATTCAGACCGCGGTCCTGATCGAGACGCTGACCGACCTCGGTGCGGACGTGCGGTGGGTTTCGTGCAACATCTTCTCGACCCAGGATCATGCGGCTGCCGCCGTCGTCGTCGGCCGCGATGGTTCCATGGCCGCGCCAAGGGGCACTCCCGTCTTTGCCTGGAAAGGCGAAACATTGGAGGAGTACTGGTGGTGCACCGAGCAGGCGCTGATGTGGCCCGATGGATCCGGGCCGAACTTGCTCCTTGATGACGGTGGCGATGCAACGCTCTTGGTTCATAAGGGCACCGAGTTCGAAAAGGCCGGCAAGATCCCGGCGTTCGATGCCGCCGCCGACCCTGAGGAGTGGGGGGTGATCCTCGACCTGATCAACGCGGAAGCCAAGAGGAACCCGGGTCGGTGGACCAAGGTCGCCGCCGACCTTCGGGGCGTTTCCGAAGAAACCACCACCGGGGTCCACCGTCTCTATGAAATGATGAAAGCCGGTACCTTGTTGTTCCCGGCCATCAACGTCAATGACTCAGTCACCAAATCCAAGTTCGACAACATCTACGGCTGCCGCCACTCGGTCATCGACGGCCTGAACCGCGCCAGCGACGTCATGGTGTCCGGCAAAGTTGCCGTGGTGTTCGGCTACGGCGAGGTCGGGAAGGGCTGCGCCCAAGCGCTCAAGGGTCAGGGTGCCCGGGTCATCATCACCGAAATCGACCCGATCTGCGCCCTGCAGGCCGCGATGGAGGGCTACCAGATCCTCACGATCGAAGATGTGATCTCGACCGCCGACATCTTCATCACCGCGACCGGCAACTTCAACATCATCACCGCCGATCACATGTCCCGGATGAAGGACAAGGCCATCGTCGCCAACATTGGCCACTTCGACAACGAAATCGACATGGCCGGCCTGAAGAAAATCAAGGGAATTCAGCGAATCAACATCAAGCCGCAGTACGACGAGTGGGTCTTCCCGGACGGCCACAGTGTCATGATCCTGGCCGAAGGGCGGCTGATGAACCTTGGCTGCGCAACCGGCCACCCAAGCTTCGTGATGTCCGCGAGCTTCACCAACCAGGTCATGGCCCAGATCGAGCTGCACCTGAACGCCGCGAATTACGAGAAGAAGGTCTATGTCCTCCCGAAGCATTTGGATGAAAAAGTGGCCCGGCTCCACCTCGACAAACTCGGCGTCAAGCTGACCACGTTGACTCCCGAACAAGCCGCGTACATTGGTACCAAAGTGGAAGGCCCGTACAAGCCCGATCATTATCGGTACTAG
- a CDS encoding metalloregulator ArsR/SmtB family transcription factor has protein sequence MITETAALFDRLVALSDPIRCRLLLALEQQELAVNDLRAALQLPQSTVSRHLKVLANEGWITSRANGTSNWYRMAGRDLDPGARRLWLVVKEQFGGTPAAVRDAERIKGVLSERHDRSQAFFATSAGQWDKLRAELFGTGIEWLALAGLLGSDWVVGDLGAGTGQLTANLAPMVGRVIAVDESSAMLKSLTARVRALPNVEVRQGALESLPIESNHLDLAMIVLVLHHLGEPARAIAEVGRVVKPGGRIIIADMMPHERAEYRESMGHQWLGFDRHAVAGWCQNAGLTGLTYRPLPPRSNIKGPLLFVASAEKLH, from the coding sequence ATGATCACTGAAACCGCGGCCCTCTTCGACCGCTTGGTCGCCCTCTCCGACCCCATTCGGTGCCGGCTTTTGTTGGCGCTCGAGCAGCAGGAGCTTGCGGTCAACGACCTCAGGGCCGCTCTCCAACTTCCGCAATCAACCGTCAGCCGTCATCTCAAGGTCCTGGCCAACGAGGGATGGATCACCAGCCGGGCCAACGGCACCAGCAACTGGTACCGGATGGCCGGCCGCGATCTCGACCCTGGCGCCAGGCGGCTGTGGTTGGTGGTCAAGGAGCAATTTGGCGGGACCCCCGCCGCTGTCCGCGACGCCGAGCGCATCAAGGGCGTGCTCTCCGAGCGCCACGATCGGAGCCAGGCCTTCTTCGCAACCAGCGCCGGTCAATGGGACAAACTCCGGGCTGAACTCTTCGGCACCGGTATCGAATGGCTCGCCCTGGCCGGCCTGTTGGGCAGTGATTGGGTCGTGGGCGACCTCGGCGCGGGCACCGGCCAGCTCACCGCCAACCTGGCGCCGATGGTTGGACGGGTCATCGCCGTCGACGAGTCTTCCGCGATGCTGAAAAGCTTGACGGCCAGAGTCCGGGCCCTCCCCAACGTCGAGGTCCGCCAGGGCGCCCTCGAGTCGCTCCCGATCGAAAGCAACCACCTCGACCTCGCGATGATCGTGTTGGTGCTCCATCATCTGGGCGAGCCGGCCCGGGCCATTGCGGAGGTCGGCCGAGTGGTCAAACCGGGCGGCCGGATCATCATCGCCGACATGATGCCGCACGAGCGGGCCGAGTATCGGGAGTCCATGGGGCATCAATGGCTGGGCTTCGACCGCCACGCCGTCGCCGGCTGGTGTCAGAACGCCGGACTCACCGGGCTCACCTACCGGCCCCTGCCCCCACGATCAAACATCAAAGGGCCGCTGCTGTTCGTTGCTTCGGCCGAAAAACTTCACTAA
- a CDS encoding amidase, which translates to MNLSLSSSLSMRSFFFSFFSAGGSSGRRSWAASPPAGAQIPTSTATPNHRRIVISVALPKFNEMASVHRPRAGSNMTWFGPGNPYGLVKIRFPQAPVPPMADNSQSQPTIRESVRLIARGKLSPVDLVNDSLARIEAGNARLGAFITVTADSARAAAIKAGRRVRTGRGGVLAGIPISVKDLIVTIDAPTSLGSRVIPSGLPAGPDAPAIGRLRRAGAIVIGKANLHEVALGVTSVNEHFGPVRNPWDPTRVAGGSSGGSAVAVATGMGLGSVGTDTRGSIRIPSACCGIVGLKPTYGTIPTDGVFPLAATLDHIGPMARSVEDVALLFGVMTGSTRRAKAVLAAVDRKPGRKKVAVCEYLIRDADHDIGTAIETALKLLARRGASLVSVEIPELEPALEASRVIVLAEAIAYHDELLRRNPDGYGPILKSRLEGGYQLSALQYVQAEERRLELLTAYANLFQEVDCLVGAVLPVAPPKIGTQSVPVAGVETPLSEAFCRYNAPQNMTGVPALALPCGFSRTGLPIAMQLVAGSGHEETILGIGAAYQRETDWHTRRPKGP; encoded by the coding sequence ATGAATTTGAGTTTGTCGTCGAGCTTGAGCATGAGGTCTTTTTTCTTTTCCTTTTTTTCCGCCGGCGGATCGTCGGGGCGTCGTTCTTGGGCCGCAAGCCCGCCGGCCGGAGCCCAGATTCCCACGAGCACTGCCACTCCTAACCATCGACGGATCGTCATCTCGGTCGCTCTCCCGAAGTTCAATGAGATGGCCTCGGTCCACAGGCCCCGGGCCGGCTCCAATATGACATGGTTCGGCCCTGGAAACCCCTACGGACTGGTTAAGATTCGGTTCCCTCAAGCACCGGTCCCACCAATGGCAGACAACTCCCAGAGCCAGCCCACGATCCGCGAGTCGGTCCGCCTCATCGCCCGAGGCAAGTTGTCGCCGGTGGACCTCGTGAACGACTCGCTGGCCCGCATCGAAGCCGGCAATGCCCGGTTGGGGGCCTTTATCACCGTCACCGCCGATTCGGCCCGGGCTGCCGCCATCAAGGCCGGTCGGAGGGTCCGTACAGGCCGGGGCGGGGTCTTGGCCGGCATCCCCATCTCGGTGAAGGACCTGATCGTCACGATCGATGCCCCAACCAGCCTCGGTTCGCGGGTCATTCCGAGCGGGCTCCCCGCTGGACCGGATGCGCCCGCTATCGGCCGTCTCCGTCGGGCCGGAGCCATCGTCATCGGCAAGGCCAATCTCCACGAGGTGGCGCTCGGCGTCACGTCGGTCAACGAACACTTCGGTCCGGTCCGGAACCCCTGGGACCCGACCCGGGTTGCCGGCGGGTCGAGCGGCGGGTCGGCCGTCGCGGTCGCCACCGGCATGGGGCTCGGCTCGGTCGGGACCGACACCCGGGGGTCGATTCGGATCCCCTCGGCCTGCTGTGGCATCGTCGGGCTCAAACCCACGTACGGAACCATCCCGACCGATGGCGTCTTTCCGCTAGCGGCGACCCTCGATCACATCGGGCCCATGGCACGATCGGTCGAAGACGTTGCCCTCCTGTTCGGCGTCATGACGGGGAGCACCCGCCGAGCCAAGGCGGTGCTGGCCGCGGTCGACCGAAAACCGGGCCGGAAGAAGGTCGCGGTCTGCGAGTATTTGATTCGCGACGCCGATCACGACATCGGTACCGCGATTGAAACCGCCCTCAAGCTCTTGGCTCGACGGGGGGCCTCGCTGGTGAGCGTGGAGATCCCGGAACTCGAGCCGGCCCTTGAGGCATCCCGGGTCATCGTGCTCGCGGAGGCCATCGCCTATCACGATGAGTTACTCCGCCGGAATCCGGACGGCTATGGGCCGATCCTCAAGTCCCGCCTGGAGGGCGGATACCAGTTGTCGGCGCTCCAGTATGTCCAGGCCGAAGAACGTCGGCTCGAGCTGCTGACCGCCTACGCCAACCTGTTCCAGGAAGTCGACTGTTTGGTCGGGGCGGTGCTGCCGGTGGCACCGCCCAAGATCGGAACTCAATCGGTGCCGGTGGCCGGGGTCGAGACGCCGCTGTCCGAGGCGTTCTGCCGGTACAACGCGCCCCAGAACATGACCGGTGTTCCCGCCCTCGCGCTGCCGTGTGGCTTCAGCAGGACCGGGCTTCCGATCGCAATGCAATTGGTGGCGGGGTCCGGCCACGAGGAAACGATCCTGGGGATCGGCGCAGCCTATCAACGCGAAACGGATTGGCACACCCGGAGGCCAAAGGGTCCTTAA
- a CDS encoding class A beta-lactamase-related serine hydrolase, translated as MVNLMSNRVLFAVWCGAVVIASNPAAAQSPTSSMAPPARFADPDRLAKLRTAFPAIDRIMLGFAERTHVPGIGYGIVVDGKVVHMNVAGYRELASRSLVDTSTVFRIASMSKSFAAVSILQLRDAGKLSLEDPAERYVPELAKLRYPTTDSPKLTIRQLLSHSAGFPEDNPWGDQQLSATNDDMARMMKSGIPFSTAPGTSYEYSNFGFAILGRIVANVSGMPYPRYLQEKVLRPLGMQVTTLEAATVPAARLARGYRRQDNGWLEEPQLPDGAFGPMGGMLTSISDLGRWVGFMLDAWPARDGTETGPLRRSSLREMQQVTRYVDAEPLETGLAALDAGGYGYGLGVRQTCLFRISIAHGGGLPGFGSLMRWLPEYGVGIVALGNLTYTGWGGVAEEALTLLSQTGGLVPRGPEPAPVLIERRAQVSRLVTNWSPVLADSLAAMNLYLDESKDRRRTMFERVRAEAGEGCRPEGEFVVENALRGRWRMRCTKSDLRISITLAPTEPATVQFLEVAAMKPGDTLAPLPVCR; from the coding sequence ATGGTAAACCTCATGTCCAATCGCGTACTGTTCGCCGTCTGGTGCGGAGCCGTTGTCATCGCATCGAACCCCGCCGCCGCCCAATCGCCGACCAGCAGCATGGCGCCACCGGCACGGTTTGCCGATCCGGACCGGCTGGCCAAGCTTCGGACCGCGTTTCCCGCGATCGATCGCATCATGCTCGGGTTTGCCGAGCGGACCCACGTTCCGGGCATCGGCTATGGGATCGTCGTCGACGGGAAAGTGGTTCACATGAACGTCGCCGGATATCGGGAGTTGGCCTCCCGCTCACTGGTGGACACGTCGACGGTGTTTCGGATCGCTTCGATGAGCAAGAGTTTTGCCGCCGTGTCGATTCTTCAGCTTCGGGACGCCGGCAAACTGTCGCTGGAGGACCCCGCGGAACGGTATGTGCCTGAGTTGGCCAAGCTCCGGTATCCGACCACGGACTCCCCAAAGCTCACGATTCGCCAGTTGTTGTCGCACTCGGCCGGTTTTCCCGAGGATAACCCCTGGGGCGACCAGCAACTCTCGGCGACGAACGACGACATGGCCAGAATGATGAAGAGCGGGATTCCGTTCTCGACCGCACCCGGTACCTCGTACGAATACTCGAATTTCGGGTTTGCCATTCTGGGCCGGATCGTCGCCAACGTCTCCGGAATGCCCTACCCGCGGTACCTGCAGGAGAAGGTCCTCCGACCGCTCGGGATGCAAGTCACCACACTCGAAGCCGCCACGGTGCCCGCGGCGCGCCTGGCCCGCGGCTATCGTCGCCAGGACAACGGATGGCTCGAGGAACCTCAGTTGCCTGACGGAGCCTTTGGTCCGATGGGCGGGATGCTGACATCGATCAGCGACCTGGGCCGCTGGGTCGGCTTCATGCTCGATGCCTGGCCGGCTCGGGATGGGACGGAGACCGGGCCATTACGCCGGTCGTCCCTCAGGGAAATGCAACAGGTGACCCGATATGTCGACGCCGAGCCGCTTGAGACTGGCCTCGCAGCCTTGGACGCCGGCGGCTACGGGTACGGGCTTGGCGTTCGCCAGACCTGCCTATTTCGAATCTCGATTGCTCACGGCGGCGGTCTCCCGGGGTTTGGCTCGCTGATGCGCTGGCTGCCCGAGTATGGCGTAGGCATCGTGGCCCTCGGCAACCTGACGTACACGGGCTGGGGAGGTGTAGCGGAAGAGGCGCTGACGTTGCTGTCCCAGACCGGCGGGCTGGTGCCGCGAGGACCGGAGCCGGCCCCGGTCCTGATCGAGCGCCGAGCCCAGGTCTCCCGTTTGGTCACCAACTGGAGCCCGGTCCTGGCCGACAGCCTGGCCGCCATGAATCTCTATCTCGACGAGTCCAAAGACCGGCGACGGACCATGTTTGAGCGAGTCCGCGCCGAAGCCGGCGAAGGGTGTCGGCCCGAGGGAGAGTTCGTGGTGGAAAACGCACTGCGGGGTCGGTGGCGAATGCGGTGCACCAAGAGTGACCTCCGAATCTCGATCACCCTGGCCCCAACCGAGCCGGCCACCGTCCAGTTCCTCGAGGTGGCCGCGATGAAACCGGGCGACACGCTAGCTCCGTTGCCCGTCTGCCGATAA
- a CDS encoding ornithine cyclodeaminase family protein, translating to MQIRVLNAAAVRALLPIRRCTDLMRQAMTLVATEQAVQPIRQALYHPDRRGLLSMMPGYTADPEWLGIKIMTVFPGNFGTAFGSHQGFVHLFETTNGAPRAILDGREITAIRTAAATAVATDALAKPGTKTLAIFGYGEQAHTHLEAITQVRKFERALVWGRDFARATAFAAAEAVHHDLEITAVRTPEEAALPADVLCTTTAAKEPFFEARWLRPGQHLNVVGSSIPTTSEIDIDTVARTRLFVDFKDSALALAGDFRRAKEAGIVDERHILGSIGDVLTGRVAGRTSDQDITLFKSLGMVAEDLVAADFILREAEQQGVGQLIEW from the coding sequence ATGCAAATCCGCGTTCTCAATGCCGCCGCCGTCCGAGCCCTGCTTCCGATTCGCCGCTGCACCGACCTGATGCGGCAGGCCATGACCCTCGTGGCAACCGAGCAGGCCGTGCAGCCCATCCGCCAAGCGCTGTACCATCCCGACCGGCGAGGGCTCCTCAGCATGATGCCCGGCTACACCGCCGACCCCGAATGGCTAGGTATCAAGATCATGACGGTGTTCCCAGGTAACTTCGGGACGGCGTTCGGGTCGCACCAAGGATTTGTGCACCTATTCGAGACTACAAACGGGGCCCCGCGGGCCATCTTAGACGGTCGCGAGATCACCGCGATTCGGACCGCAGCCGCGACAGCGGTCGCGACCGACGCGCTGGCAAAGCCCGGCACCAAGACCCTGGCCATCTTCGGCTACGGAGAGCAAGCCCACACCCATCTCGAGGCCATCACCCAGGTCCGAAAGTTCGAACGGGCGCTGGTGTGGGGACGAGACTTCGCCCGGGCGACGGCATTCGCCGCCGCCGAGGCGGTTCATCATGATCTCGAAATCACGGCGGTCAGGACCCCGGAAGAGGCGGCCCTCCCGGCCGACGTTCTCTGCACCACCACGGCAGCCAAGGAACCGTTCTTCGAGGCCCGGTGGCTTCGACCCGGCCAGCATCTCAACGTGGTCGGATCGAGTATTCCAACCACGTCGGAAATCGACATCGACACAGTGGCCCGGACCCGCCTGTTCGTCGACTTCAAGGACAGCGCCTTGGCACTCGCGGGCGACTTCCGCCGGGCCAAAGAAGCCGGCATCGTCGATGAGCGTCACATTCTCGGCTCCATCGGCGACGTGCTCACCGGCCGGGTCGCGGGCCGGACATCGGACCAGGACATCACACTTTTCAAGTCCCTTGGCATGGTGGCCGAGGACCTGGTGGCCGCTGATTTCATCCTCCGCGAAGCAGAGCAGCAAGGCGTTGGTCAACTGATCGAATGGTAA
- a CDS encoding ABC transporter permease produces MADARHWRERAIVQLTLARFREFYREPEAMFWTFIFPIIMAAGLGLAFRNKPPEVLKVAVVRNDAAAAIVTGLTRDRQLDVKLLDDSVAIRYLRTGKVALVVAATTGTTVEYRFDDTRPESISARRIVDDALQRGNGRQDPVVAADALVRDRGSRYIDFLIPGLLGMNLMASSMWGIGFTVVDQRRKKLLKRFVATPMSRAEYLLSFLLARLTLLVVEVGTLVAFGVVVFGVPLRGSVATLSVVCLLGSLAFGGLGLLIAARPKTVEAASGLMNFAMLPMWVLSGVFFSSANFPDAMQPFVKALPLTAVNDALRAIMLEGAGFADLGLQLSILMAWLVICFTVALRIFRWR; encoded by the coding sequence ATGGCTGACGCCCGCCACTGGCGCGAACGCGCCATCGTCCAGCTGACCCTGGCCCGGTTCCGGGAGTTCTACCGGGAGCCGGAGGCCATGTTCTGGACTTTCATTTTCCCGATCATCATGGCCGCGGGACTCGGGCTCGCCTTTCGGAACAAACCGCCGGAGGTCCTCAAAGTGGCCGTGGTCCGGAACGACGCGGCGGCCGCGATCGTCACCGGATTGACGCGGGACCGCCAGCTCGACGTCAAGCTGCTCGACGACTCGGTCGCGATCCGATATCTGCGGACCGGCAAGGTGGCTCTCGTCGTGGCAGCCACCACGGGCACCACCGTCGAATACCGCTTTGACGACACCCGCCCCGAGTCGATCAGCGCCCGGCGGATCGTCGACGATGCCCTGCAGCGGGGCAACGGGCGCCAAGATCCCGTGGTCGCCGCCGACGCGCTCGTTCGCGACCGAGGATCGCGGTATATCGATTTCCTGATCCCGGGTCTCCTCGGCATGAATCTGATGGCCAGCAGTATGTGGGGTATCGGATTTACAGTCGTCGACCAGCGCCGAAAGAAGCTGCTCAAGCGCTTCGTCGCCACTCCGATGTCCAGAGCGGAATACTTGCTCTCGTTTCTGTTAGCCCGGCTTACGTTACTCGTGGTCGAAGTCGGCACTCTCGTCGCCTTTGGCGTGGTGGTGTTCGGCGTACCGCTCCGCGGATCGGTGGCGACGCTGTCCGTGGTTTGCCTCCTCGGCTCCCTCGCCTTTGGGGGTCTTGGGCTCCTGATTGCGGCCCGGCCCAAGACTGTCGAGGCGGCATCCGGGTTGATGAACTTCGCCATGCTCCCCATGTGGGTGCTGTCCGGCGTCTTCTTTTCATCAGCCAATTTTCCCGATGCAATGCAGCCGTTCGTCAAGGCCCTTCCGCTCACCGCGGTCAATGACGCGCTTCGCGCCATCATGCTCGAAGGCGCCGGGTTCGCCGATCTCGGTCTCCAGTTATCCATTTTGATGGCCTGGCTCGTTATCTGTTTCACCGTGGCCCTCCGAATTTTCCGCTGGAGATAG
- a CDS encoding ABC transporter ATP-binding protein — MKPLVSADATPALAIRGLIKRYGDVTAVAGLDLTVGRGECFGLLGPNGAGKTTTIEICEGLNEADEGEVRVLGMTHREHPDEIRASIGISLQETQLTEKLTVEETVQLFQSFYPRRRPVDEVIAAVQLGEKRHARVGSLSGGQKQRLALACALVGDPELFFLDEPTTGLDPQSRRQLWELITRFKAEGRTVVITTHYMDEAEQLCDRVAIVDHGKIIALGTPRELIGLVGSEHVVEFRLESGAADLATLGALPGVTRVKAVDDRYQLDVSQVHQTIPALLMYLTSINATLADLVTHTATLEDVFVHLTGRHLRDG; from the coding sequence ATGAAGCCACTCGTGTCGGCGGACGCCACGCCAGCCCTCGCGATTCGAGGGCTGATCAAACGCTACGGCGACGTCACCGCCGTCGCCGGCCTCGACCTGACCGTCGGCCGCGGCGAATGTTTCGGCCTTCTCGGCCCAAACGGAGCCGGCAAGACCACGACCATCGAGATCTGCGAGGGGCTGAACGAGGCCGACGAAGGCGAGGTCCGAGTCCTCGGGATGACCCATCGGGAACATCCCGATGAAATCCGCGCCTCGATCGGGATTTCACTCCAGGAAACCCAGCTCACCGAAAAACTGACGGTCGAAGAAACCGTGCAGCTGTTCCAGAGTTTCTATCCCCGCCGCCGCCCGGTCGATGAAGTCATCGCGGCGGTTCAGCTCGGCGAGAAGCGGCATGCTCGCGTGGGTTCGCTCTCGGGGGGACAGAAACAGCGGCTGGCCCTGGCCTGCGCCCTCGTTGGCGACCCCGAGCTGTTCTTCCTCGATGAACCGACGACCGGTCTCGACCCTCAATCCCGCCGCCAGCTTTGGGAGCTGATCACCCGGTTCAAGGCCGAGGGCCGCACCGTGGTGATCACCACCCACTACATGGACGAGGCCGAGCAACTATGCGACCGGGTGGCCATCGTCGACCACGGCAAGATCATCGCGCTCGGGACCCCGCGCGAGCTGATCGGGCTCGTCGGCAGCGAACACGTGGTCGAATTTCGGCTCGAGAGTGGCGCCGCCGACCTTGCGACCCTCGGCGCGCTGCCGGGGGTCACCCGGGTGAAGGCGGTCGATGACCGCTATCAACTCGATGTGTCCCAAGTCCATCAGACCATTCCCGCGCTGCTGATGTACCTGACGAGCATCAACGCCACGTTGGCTGACTTGGTCACCCATACCGCGACGCTCGAAGATGTCTTCGTCCATCTCACCGGACGGCACCTCCGCGATGGCTGA
- a CDS encoding PadR family transcriptional regulator gives MSKHNDDWGLGEIFGFAFDPSKFDFKFGGGARNKNWGRGRRHMFESGEVKFVILRLLREKPRHGYEVIKALEERLGGCYTPSAGTVYPTLQLLEDQGYVKAADQDGKKVYHITPEGEQFLDQNQTVLDDIFDRVKDTVRDFAGGHMADLNHAFTRLAKVTYKRAWRWGPDHPSVPKIVAILKQAADDIEREWEKA, from the coding sequence ATGTCTAAACACAATGATGACTGGGGTTTAGGTGAAATTTTCGGGTTTGCGTTCGACCCGAGCAAGTTCGATTTCAAATTCGGAGGCGGCGCCCGGAACAAGAACTGGGGCCGAGGCCGACGTCACATGTTCGAGTCCGGAGAGGTCAAGTTCGTCATTCTCCGCCTGCTCCGGGAAAAGCCCCGCCACGGCTACGAGGTCATCAAGGCCCTCGAAGAACGGCTCGGCGGCTGCTACACGCCCTCCGCGGGAACCGTGTACCCGACGCTTCAGCTCCTCGAAGACCAAGGCTATGTCAAAGCGGCCGATCAGGACGGCAAGAAGGTCTATCACATTACCCCTGAGGGCGAGCAGTTCCTCGACCAGAACCAAACCGTCCTCGACGACATTTTCGACCGGGTCAAGGACACGGTCAGGGACTTCGCCGGCGGCCACATGGCCGACCTCAATCACGCCTTCACCCGCCTCGCGAAGGTGACGTACAAGCGAGCCTGGCGTTGGGGACCCGATCACCCATCCGTGCCCAAGATCGTGGCGATCCTCAAACAAGCGGCGGATGATATCGAACGCGAATGGGAAAAAGCCTAA
- a CDS encoding ABC transporter ATP-binding protein → MATSGQSDVVIKTHGLSKSYAGGVTALAGLDLEVQRNSIFGFLGPNGAGKTTTIKLLLGLARPTAGSATLFGFDSERDTLEVRRRIGYLAQDPRYYDYMTARETLRFTAKFFFTGPAPELEQYIRETLELVGLGDKADRAIKGFSGGERQRLGIAQAQISRPELLILDEPAASLDPMGRRDVLEVMARLRSHTTIFYSTHILEDVQRVSDTVAILNEGKLIAVAPIGELLAGTGHTTYLVELAGAPESARRRVAGLPWVVSVDETAAKDGVSWHVAVSDDPAADAGLLRTILADDSVTVRSFGRRRYQLEDVFMNLIQGGAER, encoded by the coding sequence ATGGCCACGTCCGGTCAGTCCGACGTCGTGATCAAGACCCACGGTTTATCCAAGTCCTACGCCGGCGGCGTAACGGCGCTCGCTGGTCTGGACCTCGAGGTCCAGCGGAACTCGATCTTCGGGTTTCTCGGGCCGAACGGGGCGGGCAAAACCACGACGATCAAGCTCCTGCTGGGTTTGGCCCGGCCAACGGCCGGCTCGGCCACCCTGTTTGGCTTCGACAGCGAGCGCGACACCCTCGAAGTCCGGCGCCGGATCGGCTACTTGGCGCAAGATCCCCGGTACTACGACTACATGACCGCCCGCGAAACCCTCCGGTTTACGGCCAAGTTCTTCTTTACCGGTCCGGCCCCGGAACTCGAGCAGTACATTCGCGAGACCCTTGAGCTCGTGGGCCTCGGCGACAAGGCCGACCGGGCCATCAAGGGTTTCTCGGGCGGTGAACGCCAACGGCTCGGGATTGCCCAGGCGCAGATCAGCCGGCCGGAACTCTTGATTCTCGATGAGCCCGCCGCCTCCCTCGATCCGATGGGCCGCCGCGACGTGCTCGAGGTCATGGCCCGGCTGCGGTCCCACACCACGATTTTCTACTCAACCCACATTCTCGAAGACGTGCAGCGGGTCAGTGATACGGTGGCCATCCTGAACGAGGGGAAGCTGATCGCCGTCGCGCCGATCGGTGAATTGCTGGCGGGTACCGGTCACACCACGTATCTCGTGGAATTGGCCGGGGCCCCGGAGTCGGCGCGGCGGCGGGTTGCCGGCCTTCCGTGGGTGGTATCGGTCGACGAAACGGCCGCGAAGGACGGGGTGTCGTGGCACGTGGCGGTCTCGGATGATCCCGCGGCGGACGCCGGGTTGCTTCGCACGATCCTGGCTGATGATTCGGTGACGGTTCGCTCGTTCGGTCGGCGGCGCTATCAACTCGAGGACGTATTCATGAACCTGATCCAGGGAGGGGCCGAACGATGA